Proteins encoded in a region of the Bradyrhizobium sp. CB3481 genome:
- a CDS encoding ABC transporter substrate-binding protein, with translation MKKALLSAAAIVAALALPGSPAAAQTNEITIGISIVTTGPAAALGIPERNALEFVPKEIGGVPIKVIVLDDGGDPTAATTNARRFVTESKADIIMGSSTTPPTIAVSTVANEAGIPHFALAPLPINEARMKWSVAMPQPIPIMGKVLYEHMKAHGIKTVGYIGYSDSYGDLWANDFKAQAVPMGMTLATEERFARTDTSVTGQVLKLLAANPDAILVGASGTAAALPQSTLRDRGYKGLIYQTHGAASMDFIRIAGPAAEGVIMSSGPVMSPESQPDSALTKKPGLALNTAYEAKYGANSRSQFAGHSFDAFEVLKRVIPVALKTAKPGTQEFREAIRQALMSEKEIAASQGVYNFTEKDRYGLDDRSRIILTVKDGKYVPAK, from the coding sequence ATGAAGAAGGCTCTTCTGTCCGCGGCGGCCATCGTTGCTGCCCTCGCGCTGCCGGGCTCGCCGGCCGCGGCGCAGACCAACGAAATCACCATCGGCATCAGCATCGTCACGACCGGCCCTGCGGCGGCACTCGGCATTCCCGAACGCAACGCGCTCGAGTTCGTGCCGAAGGAGATCGGCGGCGTTCCCATCAAGGTTATCGTGCTCGACGACGGCGGCGACCCGACCGCAGCGACGACCAATGCGCGGCGGTTCGTGACGGAATCCAAGGCCGACATCATCATGGGCTCGTCGACGACGCCGCCCACCATTGCAGTCTCGACCGTTGCGAACGAGGCGGGGATTCCGCATTTCGCCCTCGCGCCGCTGCCGATCAACGAAGCGCGCATGAAGTGGTCGGTCGCGATGCCGCAGCCGATTCCGATCATGGGCAAGGTGCTGTACGAGCACATGAAGGCGCATGGCATCAAGACCGTCGGCTACATCGGCTACTCCGATTCCTACGGCGATCTCTGGGCCAACGACTTCAAGGCACAGGCCGTGCCGATGGGCATGACCCTGGCGACCGAGGAGCGCTTCGCACGCACCGATACGTCGGTGACGGGCCAGGTTCTCAAGCTGCTCGCAGCCAATCCTGACGCCATTCTCGTCGGCGCCTCCGGCACCGCTGCAGCGTTGCCGCAGAGCACCCTGCGCGACCGCGGCTACAAGGGCCTGATCTACCAGACCCACGGCGCCGCCAGCATGGACTTCATCCGCATCGCAGGTCCCGCGGCGGAAGGCGTAATCATGTCCTCAGGCCCGGTGATGTCGCCGGAATCGCAGCCGGATAGTGCGCTGACCAAGAAGCCGGGACTTGCGCTCAACACCGCCTATGAAGCCAAGTATGGCGCCAACAGCCGCAGCCAGTTCGCCGGCCATTCCTTTGATGCCTTCGAGGTGCTCAAGCGCGTGATCCCGGTGGCGCTCAAGACCGCAAAGCCCGGCACGCAGGAATTCCGCGAGGCGATCCGCCAGGCGCTGATGTCGGAAAAGGAAATCGCCGCCAGCCAGGGCGTCTACAACTTCACCGAAAAGGATCGCTACGGCCTCGACGACCGCTCGCGCATCATCCTGACGGTGAAGGACGGGAAGTACGTTCCGGCGAAGTGA
- a CDS encoding thioesterase family protein, whose product MFVNKRDVQIQWGDCDPANIVYYPRYFAMFDDSTSIMFEAAGFSKQDIIHKYGLVGIPMVDTRAKFHIPSTHGDWIRIESRIESFKRSSFEVVHNVFKGDALAIEAFETRVLVGKHPDDPAKLKSAPMPPEIIERFMRGDEVCRMT is encoded by the coding sequence ATGTTCGTCAACAAGCGGGATGTGCAGATACAATGGGGTGATTGCGACCCCGCCAACATCGTTTACTACCCGCGCTACTTCGCGATGTTTGACGATTCGACCTCGATCATGTTCGAAGCTGCCGGCTTCTCGAAACAGGACATCATCCACAAATATGGTCTGGTCGGCATACCCATGGTGGACACGCGGGCGAAATTCCACATTCCCTCGACCCATGGCGACTGGATCAGAATCGAAAGCCGAATCGAGAGTTTCAAGCGCTCCAGCTTCGAGGTGGTCCACAATGTCTTCAAGGGCGATGCCTTGGCGATCGAGGCGTTCGAGACCCGAGTGCTGGTAGGCAAGCATCCGGACGATCCCGCGAAGCTGAAGTCCGCGCCAATGCCGCCGGAGATCATCGAGCGTTTTATGCGGGGTGACGAGGTCTGCCGCATGACCTAA
- a CDS encoding SDR family NAD(P)-dependent oxidoreductase, which translates to MQLKDQAAIVTGGASGLGAATARRLAAQGAKVAVCDLNANLAEAVAAEIGGVAVVADVSDAASAEAAIAKAAAAHGPARVLVNCAGIGVAKRVIGKEGPMALGDFEKVIKVNLIGSFNMLRLATSAMSKLEPLATGERGVVVSTASVAAYEGQIGQSAYSASKGGIVAMTLPIARELAQFGIRVLTIAPGLFLTPLLANLPQEAQDSLAASIPFPRRLGQAEEFASLALHMIDNPYLNGEVVRLDAALRMAPR; encoded by the coding sequence CACCGGGGGTGCATCGGGATTGGGTGCGGCGACCGCGCGCCGGCTCGCGGCGCAGGGTGCCAAGGTTGCCGTCTGCGATCTCAATGCCAACCTCGCCGAGGCGGTTGCGGCTGAGATCGGCGGCGTCGCCGTGGTCGCCGACGTCTCGGATGCGGCTTCGGCGGAGGCGGCGATTGCGAAAGCCGCGGCGGCGCATGGTCCGGCGCGCGTGCTGGTGAACTGCGCCGGCATTGGTGTTGCCAAGCGCGTGATCGGCAAGGAAGGGCCGATGGCGCTCGGCGATTTCGAGAAGGTGATCAAGGTCAACCTGATCGGCTCCTTCAACATGCTGCGGCTGGCGACATCAGCGATGTCGAAGCTCGAGCCGCTGGCGACCGGCGAGCGCGGCGTCGTCGTCTCCACCGCTTCCGTTGCCGCCTATGAGGGCCAGATCGGTCAATCCGCCTATTCGGCTTCGAAGGGCGGCATCGTCGCTATGACGCTGCCGATCGCGCGCGAACTGGCGCAGTTCGGCATCCGCGTGCTGACGATCGCACCCGGGCTGTTCCTCACGCCGCTGCTCGCCAACCTGCCGCAGGAAGCGCAGGACTCGCTAGCTGCGTCGATTCCGTTCCCGCGCCGGCTCGGCCAGGCCGAAGAGTTCGCCTCGCTGGCGCTGCACATGATCGACAACCCCTACCTGAACGGCGAAGTGGTGCGGCTCGATGCCGCGCTTCGCATGGCGCCGCGCTAG